The proteins below are encoded in one region of Tomitella fengzijianii:
- a CDS encoding FMN reductase encodes MTRRLIAVSAGLSEPSSTRLLADRLARESAEALNGGETGGAEVRTVELRGHAHAIADAMLSGFPSGALREVVDDVAAADGLILVTPTFTASYSGLFKSFIDVLDPDALQGKPVLLGATGGTERHSLMIDHAMRPLMAYLRAMPAPTGVYAASTDWGAAGLDQRIGRAAGEFAAMVAGGPVRQPVRDGFADPVPFAELLGG; translated from the coding sequence ATGACCCGCAGGCTGATCGCCGTCTCCGCCGGCCTGTCGGAGCCGTCGAGCACGCGCCTGCTGGCCGACCGGCTGGCGCGCGAATCGGCGGAGGCGCTGAACGGTGGGGAAACGGGCGGCGCCGAGGTCCGCACCGTCGAGCTGCGCGGGCACGCGCACGCCATCGCCGACGCGATGCTCAGCGGATTCCCATCAGGCGCGCTGCGCGAGGTGGTCGACGATGTCGCGGCGGCCGACGGGCTCATCCTCGTCACGCCGACGTTCACCGCGTCCTACAGCGGTCTGTTCAAGTCGTTCATCGACGTCCTCGACCCGGATGCGCTGCAAGGCAAGCCGGTGCTCCTGGGCGCGACCGGCGGCACCGAGCGGCATTCGCTGATGATCGACCACGCGATGCGCCCGCTGATGGCCTACCTGCGCGCCATGCCCGCCCCCACGGGCGTGTATGCGGCGTCGACGGATTGGGGCGCCGCCGGGCTGGACCAGCGGATCGGGCGTGCCGCAGGCGAGTTCGCGGCGATGGTGGCCGGCGGCCCGGTGCGGCAGCCGGTGCGCGACGGCTTCGCCGACCCGGTGCCGTTCGCGGAGCTGCTGGGCGGGTGA
- a CDS encoding LLM class flavin-dependent oxidoreductase, with protein MQFGIFTVGDVTADPTTGRTPTEHERIQATVAIAKKAEEVGLDVFATGEHHNPPFVPSSPTTTLAYIAASTERIMLSTSTTLITTNDPVKIAEDYATLQHLAGGRVDLMLGRGNQGMVYPWFGQDIRQGIPLAVENYNLLHRLWREDVVDWKGRFRTPLQGFTSTPRPLDDVPPFVWHGSIRSPEIAEQAAYYGDGFFHNHIFWPPEHTKRMVELYRRRYEHYGHGAADQAIVGLGGQVYMAKNSQDAMREFRPYFDNAPVYGGGPSLEDFSEQTPLTVGSPQQVIDRTLGFRDYVGDYQRQMFLVDHAGLPLKAVLEQLDMLGGEVVPVLRKEFDALRPAHVPEAPTHASLVAAREAAAESADEKVEVPA; from the coding sequence GTGCAGTTCGGCATCTTCACCGTCGGCGATGTGACCGCCGACCCCACCACGGGGCGCACCCCCACCGAGCACGAGCGCATCCAGGCGACCGTCGCCATCGCGAAGAAGGCGGAGGAGGTGGGCCTGGACGTCTTCGCGACCGGCGAGCACCACAACCCGCCGTTCGTGCCGTCGTCGCCCACCACCACGCTCGCCTACATCGCGGCGAGCACCGAGCGCATCATGCTCTCTACCTCCACCACGCTGATCACCACCAACGACCCGGTGAAGATCGCCGAGGACTACGCGACCCTGCAGCACCTTGCCGGCGGGCGCGTGGACCTCATGCTGGGTCGCGGCAACCAGGGCATGGTGTACCCGTGGTTCGGACAGGACATCCGGCAGGGCATCCCGCTGGCCGTGGAGAACTACAACCTGCTGCACCGGCTGTGGCGCGAGGACGTGGTGGACTGGAAGGGCCGGTTCCGCACCCCGCTGCAGGGATTCACCTCGACGCCGCGGCCGCTGGACGATGTGCCGCCGTTCGTGTGGCACGGCTCCATCCGCAGCCCCGAGATCGCCGAGCAGGCCGCCTACTACGGCGACGGCTTCTTCCACAACCACATCTTCTGGCCGCCGGAGCACACCAAGCGGATGGTGGAGCTCTACCGTCGCCGCTACGAGCACTACGGGCACGGCGCCGCCGACCAGGCCATCGTGGGCCTCGGCGGGCAGGTGTACATGGCGAAGAACTCGCAGGACGCGATGCGTGAGTTCCGGCCCTACTTCGACAACGCCCCCGTCTACGGCGGAGGCCCGTCGCTGGAGGACTTCTCCGAGCAGACGCCGCTCACCGTGGGCAGCCCGCAGCAGGTGATCGACCGGACGCTGGGCTTCCGCGACTACGTGGGCGACTACCAGCGCCAGATGTTCCTCGTCGACCATGCCGGGCTGCCCCTCAAGGCCGTCCTCGAGCAGCTGGACATGCTGGGCGGGGAAGTGGTGCCGGTGCTGCGCAAGGAGTTCGACGCGCTGCGGCCCGCGCATGTGCCCGAGGCGCCGACGCACGCGTCGCTCGTGGCGGCGCGGGAAGCTGCGGCGGAATCGGCGGACGAGAAGGTGGAGGTGCCGGCATGA
- a CDS encoding amidohydrolase produces the protein MTDNRAASHDGTATADTVFTGGTVLTVDEDFSTAEAVAVAGGRILRVGTRAEVLALAGPHTETVDLAGAALLPGFIEAHGHPTGEMVMAGPDSVDLRASVCPTAEAVLTKLRAAVDAAPSDGWVAASGWDPLLLSDLPTLSRALLTELSPRVPLSVMHYSGHAAWANDAAMERLGITRDTPDPAGSVYVRDADGEPTGEGREYPAAGVIMGPGRLVPQGEFGPRLEAALRISAAAGVTMTGDLAFSPAAESTVREYFAAGTAPVRMRSYEISGIRDTIPRAEETDPFFRPVGVKIWSDGSPWVGNIATSFTYQGGHAADVIGVSEGHRGCSNYTSEQLLELCRRYMVQGWQVACHVHGDVAVDEVLDVYETVLGENPGTEFRLRMEHCGSITPEQVRHAHGLGVTISFFPAHIHYYGEVLREFFGERADAWVPAGAAEECGMRFSLHNDPPVTPENPLLNMQTAIDRTTRNGMVLGAEYGVSVREAIRAQTIHAAWQLHSEHEAGSIEPGKLADFVLLSDDPTRVDPGGIGAIRVLGTWVAGRQVTGGAPVRR, from the coding sequence ATGACCGACAACCGAGCTGCATCCCACGACGGCACGGCGACCGCGGACACCGTGTTCACCGGCGGCACGGTCCTCACCGTCGACGAGGACTTCTCCACGGCCGAGGCGGTGGCCGTCGCCGGCGGGCGCATCCTGCGGGTGGGCACGCGCGCGGAGGTCCTCGCCCTTGCCGGGCCGCACACCGAGACCGTCGACCTGGCCGGGGCCGCCCTGCTCCCCGGCTTCATCGAGGCGCACGGCCACCCCACCGGCGAGATGGTGATGGCGGGTCCCGATTCCGTGGACCTGCGCGCCTCGGTGTGCCCCACGGCGGAGGCCGTGCTGACGAAGCTGCGCGCGGCGGTCGACGCGGCGCCGTCCGACGGCTGGGTGGCGGCCTCGGGCTGGGATCCGCTGCTGCTCTCCGACCTGCCGACGCTGTCCCGCGCACTGCTCACCGAGCTCTCGCCCCGCGTCCCCCTGTCGGTCATGCACTATTCGGGCCACGCCGCATGGGCCAACGACGCCGCGATGGAGCGCCTGGGCATCACCCGCGACACCCCCGACCCGGCCGGTTCCGTCTACGTGCGGGACGCCGACGGCGAGCCCACCGGCGAGGGGCGCGAATACCCCGCCGCCGGCGTCATCATGGGCCCGGGCCGCCTGGTGCCACAGGGGGAGTTCGGCCCGCGGCTCGAGGCGGCGTTGCGGATCTCCGCCGCGGCCGGCGTGACGATGACCGGCGACCTCGCCTTCAGCCCCGCCGCCGAGTCGACGGTGCGCGAGTACTTCGCGGCGGGCACCGCCCCCGTGCGCATGCGGTCCTACGAGATCTCCGGCATCCGCGACACGATCCCCCGCGCGGAGGAGACCGACCCGTTCTTCCGCCCGGTGGGCGTGAAGATCTGGAGCGACGGCTCGCCGTGGGTCGGCAACATCGCCACCAGCTTCACCTATCAGGGCGGCCACGCCGCGGACGTCATCGGCGTCTCCGAGGGCCACCGGGGCTGCAGTAACTACACGTCCGAGCAGCTGCTGGAGCTGTGCCGGCGGTACATGGTCCAGGGCTGGCAGGTCGCCTGTCACGTCCACGGCGACGTCGCCGTGGACGAGGTGCTGGACGTGTACGAGACGGTGCTGGGCGAGAACCCCGGCACGGAGTTCCGCCTGCGCATGGAGCACTGCGGAAGCATCACCCCGGAGCAGGTGCGCCACGCGCACGGTCTGGGCGTGACGATCTCGTTCTTCCCCGCGCACATCCACTACTACGGCGAGGTGCTGCGCGAGTTCTTCGGCGAGCGCGCCGACGCGTGGGTGCCCGCCGGCGCCGCCGAGGAGTGCGGCATGCGGTTCTCGCTGCACAACGACCCGCCGGTCACCCCGGAGAACCCGCTGCTCAACATGCAGACGGCCATCGACCGCACCACGCGCAACGGGATGGTGCTGGGCGCGGAGTACGGCGTCTCGGTGCGCGAGGCGATCCGCGCACAGACGATCCACGCGGCGTGGCAGCTGCACTCCGAGCACGAGGCGGGCTCCATCGAGCCGGGCAAGCTCGCCGACTTCGTCTTGCTCAGCGACGACCCGACGCGCGTCGACCCGGGTGGGATCGGCGCGATCCGGGTCCTGGGCACCTGGGTGGCCGGCCGGCAGGTCACCGGCGGTGCACCCGTCAGGCGGTGA
- a CDS encoding YbjQ family protein, with the protein MIIVTTNDVPGSTITRTIGECFGLTVRSRHVGSNIGAGLKSLAGGELKGITKLLHEAREEALVRLSAEAEKRGANAVVAFRFETNEYESSGVEVCAYGTAVVVDAPVQ; encoded by the coding sequence ATGATCATCGTCACGACCAACGACGTGCCCGGCTCCACCATCACCCGCACCATCGGCGAGTGCTTCGGTCTGACCGTCCGTTCGCGGCACGTCGGCTCGAACATCGGCGCCGGGCTCAAGTCCCTCGCGGGCGGCGAGCTCAAGGGGATCACCAAGCTGCTGCACGAGGCGCGGGAGGAGGCTCTGGTGCGCCTGTCCGCCGAGGCCGAGAAGCGCGGGGCCAACGCCGTGGTGGCCTTCCGTTTCGAGACCAACGAATACGAGTCCTCGGGGGTCGAGGTGTGCGCGTACGGCACCGCGGTGGTCGTCGACGCGCCCGTGCAGTGA
- a CDS encoding MmcQ/YjbR family DNA-binding protein encodes MPHPIMFDDGDPVLARVRAVALALPGAAEKISHGRPNFFTVKVFATYSGSLRAGDGRRFPQSILVKPDEGEFPALLQHPRYYEPKYMAPYGWIGIDLAPGDAPPVDWDEVAELLDMSYRMTAPAKLIRELDGRG; translated from the coding sequence ATGCCGCACCCGATCATGTTCGACGACGGCGATCCCGTGCTGGCCCGCGTGCGCGCCGTCGCGCTGGCACTGCCGGGGGCGGCGGAGAAGATCTCGCACGGCCGCCCCAATTTCTTCACGGTCAAGGTCTTCGCCACCTACAGCGGCTCCCTCCGCGCCGGCGACGGCCGGCGGTTCCCGCAGTCGATCCTGGTCAAGCCCGACGAGGGCGAGTTTCCGGCGCTGCTCCAGCACCCGCGCTACTACGAGCCCAAGTACATGGCCCCGTACGGCTGGATAGGCATCGACCTCGCGCCCGGCGACGCGCCGCCCGTCGATTGGGACGAGGTGGCCGAGCTGCTGGACATGTCGTACCGGATGACCGCGCCCGCCAAGCTCATCCGGGAGCTCGACGGGCGCGGATGA
- a CDS encoding HAD family hydrolase: protein MLVDFGGVLTTSVLDSFRAFGAGFGQPDLPARLLSTDDVSRGLISDHEKGVIAAGEFEARFAERLRAHGAEVAAHGLQAGLMAGLRPDEQMLGLVAGLRKAGVPVALVSNAFGHDCYAGVDLDSIADVVVISSDLGVRKPSRKMYAVACERLGVAPEQAVMVDDLQQNLDGAARLGIAGVLHTAADDTRRQLAERFGLTA from the coding sequence GTGCTCGTCGACTTCGGCGGCGTGCTCACCACCAGCGTCCTGGACTCGTTCCGGGCCTTCGGAGCGGGGTTCGGGCAGCCTGACCTGCCCGCGCGGTTGCTCTCCACCGATGACGTCTCGCGTGGGCTGATCTCCGATCACGAGAAGGGCGTCATCGCCGCCGGCGAGTTCGAGGCGCGATTCGCCGAGCGCCTGCGCGCGCACGGTGCGGAGGTGGCGGCGCACGGGTTGCAGGCGGGGCTCATGGCGGGGCTCCGGCCCGACGAGCAGATGCTGGGCCTGGTGGCCGGGCTGCGGAAGGCCGGGGTGCCGGTGGCACTGGTCTCCAACGCGTTCGGCCACGACTGCTATGCGGGCGTCGACCTGGATTCGATCGCCGATGTGGTCGTGATCTCCTCGGACCTCGGCGTGCGCAAGCCCTCGCGCAAGATGTACGCCGTCGCATGCGAGCGGTTGGGCGTCGCTCCCGAGCAGGCGGTGATGGTCGACGACCTGCAGCAGAACCTCGACGGCGCGGCCCGCCTGGGCATCGCCGGCGTGCTGCACACCGCAGCCGACGACACACGGCGGCAACTCGCCGAGCGGTTCGGGCTCACCGCCTGA